One Massilia sp. 9096 genomic window carries:
- a CDS encoding phosphoglycerate kinase: MAVFNFTRLQDLIDGGALQGKRVFIRADLNVPQDDAGNITEDTRVRASVPAIRAALDAGAAVMVTSHLGRPTEGEFKPEDSLAPVAARLSELLGQPVELKQNWVDGVDVAPGQVVLLENCRVNKGEKKNDDGLAQKMAKLCDVYVNDAFGTAHRAEATTHGIARYAPVAVAGPLMAAELDALGKALGDPQRPLLAIVAGSKVSTKLSILQSLADKVDNLIVGGGIANTFMKAVGLNIGKSLAEADLVNEAKSIIDKMAARGAQVPIPVDVVCAKEFSPSAVATVKDVADVTDDDMILDIGPKTAAQLAQQIAGAGTIVWNGPVGVFEFDQFAEGTKTLANAIAQSKAFSIAGGGDTLAAIAKYKIADQIGYISTGGGAFLEFLEGKMLPAVEILLQRSAH, from the coding sequence ATGGCCGTTTTTAACTTCACCCGCTTGCAAGACCTGATCGACGGAGGCGCTTTGCAGGGCAAGCGCGTCTTTATTCGCGCCGATTTGAACGTGCCGCAGGATGACGCCGGCAACATCACTGAAGACACGCGCGTGCGCGCTTCGGTTCCCGCGATCCGCGCCGCGCTTGATGCGGGTGCAGCCGTGATGGTCACGTCGCACCTGGGCCGTCCGACCGAAGGTGAGTTCAAGCCGGAAGACAGCCTGGCGCCGGTCGCCGCGCGCCTGTCCGAACTGCTCGGCCAGCCGGTCGAGCTGAAGCAGAACTGGGTCGATGGCGTCGACGTCGCTCCGGGCCAGGTCGTGCTGCTGGAAAACTGCCGTGTCAACAAAGGCGAAAAGAAAAACGATGACGGCCTGGCCCAGAAGATGGCCAAGCTGTGCGACGTGTACGTCAACGACGCCTTCGGCACCGCGCACCGCGCCGAAGCCACCACCCACGGCATCGCCAGGTACGCGCCGGTCGCCGTCGCCGGTCCGCTGATGGCGGCCGAGCTGGACGCGCTGGGCAAGGCGCTGGGCGATCCGCAGCGTCCGCTGCTGGCCATCGTCGCCGGCTCGAAGGTCTCGACCAAGCTGTCGATCCTGCAGAGCCTGGCCGACAAGGTCGACAACCTGATCGTCGGCGGCGGCATCGCCAACACCTTCATGAAGGCCGTCGGCCTGAACATCGGCAAGTCGCTGGCGGAAGCCGACCTGGTCAATGAAGCGAAATCGATCATCGACAAGATGGCCGCGCGCGGCGCCCAGGTGCCGATCCCGGTCGACGTGGTGTGCGCGAAAGAGTTTTCGCCGAGCGCCGTCGCCACCGTCAAGGACGTGGCCGACGTGACGGACGACGACATGATCCTGGACATCGGCCCGAAGACGGCCGCGCAGCTGGCCCAGCAGATCGCCGGCGCCGGCACCATCGTCTGGAACGGCCCGGTCGGCGTGTTCGAGTTCGACCAGTTCGCCGAGGGCACCAAGACCCTGGCCAACGCGATTGCCCAGTCCAAAGCATTCTCGATCGCAGGCGGTGGCGACACCCTGGCTGCGATCGCCAAGTACAAAATTGCCGACCAGATCGGCTATATCTCGACCGGCGGCGGCGCCTTCCTTGAGTTCCTCGAGGGTAAGATGCTGCCGGCGGTGGAGATCCTGCTGCAACGCAGCGCTCACTAA